Within Actinoplanes sp. L3-i22, the genomic segment GGCAACGAGATCCGGTTGGCCGGCCCGTGGCGTTAGCGGATTGCCGCGCTCCCGGTATGCGCGCCCGCCGCCTCCATCGCGCGACCCTCGCCGGGCTGCTTGTATTGCCGCTTCTCGGTGTCGCCGGATGCGGGACCGATCACCCGGCACTGACCCGTGACGAGGCGACACAGCAATCGCAAAGGCTGGTGCAAGACATCGCACAGGTCTTCGGGCAGGCTGAAGTGATCAACCCGAAGACGCTGTCGGTTTCCTGCGACAGTCTCTTCGGGAATTCAGGAGAGGTTCGCTATATATCCGGAGCGTTCAACATCCAGCTCTCCCTCGAAGCTGACGCCGCAACCTTCCGAACCGTCCGGGACCACTGGACCGGACTCGGCTGGAAGGTCGTCGAGGACCAGTACAAACAAGAAACACGGTCAGGCGCCGTATCGCTGAAAGATCCCGACGACGGAACCAACTTCACACTGGTCAGTACGAATTCGCCGCACCTTCTCGCCGTCCTTTCCTCATCCGCCTGCTACCGGGAGACGGACCGCGGGGACAGGAATTAGCGCCCCCAGTGCGGCCGTCGCCATTGCCCCTTCCAGGCAACTTGGCGTTCTCCGCTCGCTCTCGGTGCTCCGGCGGCATGATCGGGTGATGGCTGATCAGGTACCCGCGCTCTGGGGAGAGATCATTACCTGGCTGCGGCGACATGCGCCGGCCGACGCCGGGCGGCTTCGTCCGCCGGCCTCGGGCTCATTGATCGACGAGGTGCAGGCTGCTGTCGGTTGCCCGCTCCCGGAGGACGTGCGGCAGTGGTGGCAGCAGGCCGACGGCGCCGTCCGCGTTGCCGGCGTCTACCTGATGCCTTCGGGATTTGCCCCGATGTCCTGCCGAGACGCGCTGGAGGACCGCGCGACGCGGTTGCAGATGACCGCGGAGCTGGCGCTTGACGATGAGAACGATCCCGACGACGAAGAGTGGGATGACGAGGACCCTGACGACGAGGACGCCGATGAGCTCGAGTTCGTCGGGTTCCATCCGCATTTCCTGCCGATCGGTGATGACCACTGCGGCAACTGTCTGTACGTAGACCTGCGCGACGGCCCGGAGCGCGGCTATGTCAAGTACTTCGATCACGAGGACCTCTACAACCCGTCCGGCTTCCTCTGGAGCAGCGTCACCGAGATGCTTATCGAGATACGGGACGCCTTGATCGACCACGAGACGGGCGTGATCGACGAGGCGCCGCGGCGACCGATGGGCACACGAGATCGTCAGGCCTACCGGGCAACGGTCACCGCGGAGGGAGGACTGTGCTGGGTACCCGCGGAATCACGTCCGCCGCACCTGCCCCTGCCAGCTGCGAGGCGTCACCCTGGTCGCGGGTACGACGATGTGCTCCGCCACTACCGCGACCTGCTTGCGGCACCGTATCCGCAGATCACCGCAGCGATGTCGTGGAGCGTGATTACCGGGCAGACCGACCTGGCGGCAGTCATCCGGCGCCTCGGCGGCGACCCGGACAAGGTCCGGGAGCAACGGCCGATCGACGACGACCCCAAGCAGCCGTGCTGGTACCTCGACGACGTCTCGGGCACCGTCACGCTGCTCGAGGTCAACGGGATGCAGGCTCGCCGGCCGGAAGTACTGCAACGGCTCAGCGGCAGGTCCAACCAGATGGTCAGCGCGTGGTGGGGCCCCAAGAGCACAGCGTTCTGGAACGTCAGGGGTAGAAGCACATTCAGCTACGCGGCTGCCGGCGAGGTCATCACACAATTCGAGGGGCGGAATCCGGTACGGCGGTCAGGATCCGAACCGGACGCGCTGCGAGCCGAGCAGGAGCCGCTCTGGGTGCCAGCCGGCGGATCGTGGCAGGCTGCCATGCTTGCACTGGCGGAGCTCCGGACCGGTATCCGGCTCGACGCCACCTGGTTCGAGCACCCGCACCCGGTCGTGATCACTGCAGAGATCCCCGACGGCGCGTCGGTAACCAGGCTGAACGGTGAAATCGTCGTGCTGCTGCGCCAGAAGGAGAACACCCGGCGTCACACCGCGCTGGCCTGGCTGACGCAGGCACTCGCCGAACGCTTCGACCTCAACGATCCGGCGCTTCAGCGAGCGATCGAGGCACGCCGCGCAAACGTGCCTGTCGACGCCGAGACCGAGAACCAGGTTCGTGCCATGACGCGCGACCTTGCCCGGCAAGCGCTCGCCCGCGACGAGACGGTGCCGCAGCATGCGGACCCGGTCTGGCGTCGAGGCCAGGCAGCCATGGCCGCCGTCGAGGTTCTCGACCTCTTCGACACCTCGATCCTCATCCTGCACGCGGAAAACGCTTTCGCTGACGACTGGCACCTGATCGCGACACAACTGCGTGCGCGCCTCTGAACCGGGTGCCTCTGCTCAGCGTGCCATCGCCGGCTCCCTACGCCTCTGACCGGCGCCAACTTGCTGATGCGTGGCCCCGGTGGGAAGTGGAGGCGGAACCTCTCGGCATCGGCCCCGTTGTGCATGTCGACACCCGTGGTGTGGTTGATCTGGCCGAGGTCGCAGGACAGATTGCGAAGGCCAGGACCCAGGAATGGGGTCGGGTGATCGGGAGACACACTTCAGTGGCACACGGACACACCTCGATGGCAAAGGACAGTGCCGAAAGTCGCGAACATCTGGCGCCCAAACCCGCGAACGAAGCCACTCCGTCGTCAGCCGGCGGCCGCTCGTTGGCGGCGGCGGGCCAGCCAGGGATTGGGGTCGCGGCGCACCCGGTCGACGGCGCTCAGCGCCGCGCCGATCACGGCGGCGTCGGGCCCGAGCGGCGCCGGTCGCACCTCGATCGCCGTCCAGCTCGCGGTCCGGACCCGGTGGTCCAGCTCCCGCTGGATGCCGTCGGCCAGCCAGGACGTCAGCAGCGAGTAGTTGCCGCCGAGCAGGACGGTGCGCACGTTGACCAGGTTGAGCACTGCCGAGATGGCGACGCCGAGCGCGGTCGCGGCCCGGTCCAGCGCGGTCATGATCTGCGGTGAGCCGGCCGAGACAAGGGCGTCGATCGCCACGGCGTACGGCTGGCCGCTCACCTCGTTGCCCGGGACCGCGGCCAGGATCTGCTGCAGGCCGGCGTAGCACTGCAGGCAGCCGGTGGCGCCGCAGACGCAGGCCGGCCCGGCGCTGTCCACCATGACGTGGCCCAGTTCGCCGGCCCAGCCGCGGGCCGCGCCCAGCGGTGTGCCGCCGAGCACCAGGCCCGCGCCGATGTCGAATTCGCCGGTGACGCACACGAAGTCGCGCAGCTCCGGACCGGCGGCGTACAGCTCGCCGAGCGCGGCCAGGCTCGCGTCCTTGTCGACCAGCACCGGCAGATCGTCAGCCGCGATCAGGCGGCTCAGCGCCGCCCCGGCGTCCACGTCGTGCCAACCCAACGCGGGCGCGGAGCGGATCACCCCGGCCTCGACCGCCCCGGGGACGGCCAGGGTGGCGCCGACGACGGTGAGCTGCTCGGCCGCCGCCGCGGTGATGGCGTCCCCGGCCATGGCGGCGAGGTCGCGCAGCGTCTGCTCCGGCTGTGGCCGGTGGTGCGGGCGGGCGGCGAAGTCGAGGTGGCGCACGGTGCCGGTGAGATCGACGACGCAGACCGACAGGGCATCGGCGCGGATGTCGAGACCGAGCCCGGCCGGGCCGGTGCGGGCCAGGCCGAGCCCTACCCGGGGCCGGCCGCTGTTGCCGGAGCGGGCCGGTTCGGTCTCGACGATCAGGCCGGCGGTGAGCAGCTCGTCGACGATGCGGGAGATCGTCGGGCGGGTCAGCCCGGTGGTGGCGGCCAGTTCGCTGCGCGAGACGGGGGTCTGTTGCGCGCCGACGATCTGCTGGAACGTCAGGATCAGGTTGTGGGCTCGCAGGCTGTCCTGGCGGATGGGGGCGTCGGTGGCGGGTGCGACCCGGTGCACCGGCCGGGTCATGCGGCGCCGGCCCGGAGCGCGGGCGGTGTGGCGGGGCGCCGCCGGTTGCGCCGGATCATGCGGTGAGGTCGTCGGCGTAGGCGGCGGCGCGCTCGGGGGTGATCTCGCCGTCGGCGATCACGGTGACGATCCGCCGGCTCACGGTGGCTCCGGAGGCCATCAGTAGCGGCTGGTCCCAGGACAGGGCCGAACCGATGCCCAGGTAGTCGCGGGTTCGCACGAACCAGCGGTCGTCGCGGGTCTCGGCGGTGGCTCCGAGGAACACCAGGGTCCAGCCGTCGCCGTGTACCGAGAGCCAGCGGGCGCGCCGGCCGTGCACGGCCTGGAATCCGGCACCGGCTTCGGAGTCGATGCGGCAGTCGCCGACGGCGGGGGCCCGCCAGAAGAATCCGCCGTACCCGGCGCCGGGCCGGCCATGCACGGCCGGGCTGCGGATCGGCAGCTCCCGGTCGGTCTCGTTGGTCAGGGTGAAGGTGAAGCTCAGGGCCCAGGCGTCGGCGCCGACGCTGCGGCAGGACAGCTCACGGCGTTCGCCGAGCAGCGGGTCGCCGTTGAAGCCGGTCCAGCGCAGGGTGTGGCTGAGCAGCTCGGGGGTTCGCCGCACCCACCGGAGGTGTTCCTGGGTGCCCTGGTTGTCCAGCCAGGCGGGGCCGTGTCCGGGGATGAAGGTGCGGCCACCCCAGAAGTTGGCGTCGCCGACCTCGGCGACCGCGACGCTGACGCCGAGATGGTGCCGGTGCGAGGCGGGCATCAGCTCGGTGACGGTGGTGCCGGCCAACGTCCGCACCGGGTGCAGGTATGGCCGTGGTGCCAGGGCGACCGGCAGGTCGGGGCGCCACGTGTACTCGGCGACGGCCCGGTCACCGAGACGCAGGACGGCGGGGGCGTCACCGGTCACGGGGCCTCCGGGCGGGTCGGGCGACATCTGAGCAGGATAGCCACCACGGTGCTCAGACGTGCGGACGCCACCGGCCCAGATAGGCGGCGGCGGTGTACCGGCGGGCCTGCGCGCGGGACAGCTGCGGACGGCCGGCACCGAACTGGGCGCCGGGGCCGGTGTTGGCGTATTCGGCGAAG encodes:
- a CDS encoding SMI1/KNR4 family protein; amino-acid sequence: MADQVPALWGEIITWLRRHAPADAGRLRPPASGSLIDEVQAAVGCPLPEDVRQWWQQADGAVRVAGVYLMPSGFAPMSCRDALEDRATRLQMTAELALDDENDPDDEEWDDEDPDDEDADELEFVGFHPHFLPIGDDHCGNCLYVDLRDGPERGYVKYFDHEDLYNPSGFLWSSVTEMLIEIRDALIDHETGVIDEAPRRPMGTRDRQAYRATVTAEGGLCWVPAESRPPHLPLPAARRHPGRGYDDVLRHYRDLLAAPYPQITAAMSWSVITGQTDLAAVIRRLGGDPDKVREQRPIDDDPKQPCWYLDDVSGTVTLLEVNGMQARRPEVLQRLSGRSNQMVSAWWGPKSTAFWNVRGRSTFSYAAAGEVITQFEGRNPVRRSGSEPDALRAEQEPLWVPAGGSWQAAMLALAELRTGIRLDATWFEHPHPVVITAEIPDGASVTRLNGEIVVLLRQKENTRRHTALAWLTQALAERFDLNDPALQRAIEARRANVPVDAETENQVRAMTRDLARQALARDETVPQHADPVWRRGQAAMAAVEVLDLFDTSILILHAENAFADDWHLIATQLRARL
- a CDS encoding PmoA family protein, whose protein sequence is MTGDAPAVLRLGDRAVAEYTWRPDLPVALAPRPYLHPVRTLAGTTVTELMPASHRHHLGVSVAVAEVGDANFWGGRTFIPGHGPAWLDNQGTQEHLRWVRRTPELLSHTLRWTGFNGDPLLGERRELSCRSVGADAWALSFTFTLTNETDRELPIRSPAVHGRPGAGYGGFFWRAPAVGDCRIDSEAGAGFQAVHGRRARWLSVHGDGWTLVFLGATAETRDDRWFVRTRDYLGIGSALSWDQPLLMASGATVSRRIVTVIADGEITPERAAAYADDLTA
- a CDS encoding ROK family transcriptional regulator, which produces MTRPVHRVAPATDAPIRQDSLRAHNLILTFQQIVGAQQTPVSRSELAATTGLTRPTISRIVDELLTAGLIVETEPARSGNSGRPRVGLGLARTGPAGLGLDIRADALSVCVVDLTGTVRHLDFAARPHHRPQPEQTLRDLAAMAGDAITAAAAEQLTVVGATLAVPGAVEAGVIRSAPALGWHDVDAGAALSRLIAADDLPVLVDKDASLAALGELYAAGPELRDFVCVTGEFDIGAGLVLGGTPLGAARGWAGELGHVMVDSAGPACVCGATGCLQCYAGLQQILAAVPGNEVSGQPYAVAIDALVSAGSPQIMTALDRAATALGVAISAVLNLVNVRTVLLGGNYSLLTSWLADGIQRELDHRVRTASWTAIEVRPAPLGPDAAVIGAALSAVDRVRRDPNPWLARRRQRAAAG